The DNA segment GGCCTTACCACTTCAGCACCCAGCCCGGTTCGCCATGGACCGATATCCGGGTGCGCAAGGCAGCCAATCTGGCCATCGACCGCGATGCCATTGTCAAGCTGTTGAATGGCCTGGCGACACCGGCCAAGGGCCAGCTTGACCCCACCAGTCCATGGTTCGGCAAGCCCGGCTTCCAGATCAAATACGATCTGCCGGCAGCCAGGGCGCTGATGGCCCAGGCAGGCTACAGCGCGAGCAAACCGCTCAAGGCCAAGATCATCATTGCCCAGGGCGGCACTGGGCAGATGCTGTCACTGCCGATGAATGAATTCATCCAGCAGAGCCTGGCGGAAGTCGGCATCCAGCTTGAATTCGAAGTGGTCGAACTGGAAAACCTCTATCTGCACTGGAGGAGCGGCGCCAAGGCTGACATGAACGCCGGCAAGGGCATCACCGGCATCAACCTGGGCTATGTGACCGCCGACCCGTTCTATGCGCTTACCCGCTTTGCCTATGGCCGATACCAGGCGCCGAATGGCGTGAACTGGGGCGGCTACGTCAATCCGAAGGTCGATGCCGACATTGACAAGATCCGGGTGAGCTTCGATACCAAGGTCCAGGACGGCTTGCTGGCCAGCGTGCACCAGGCCATGGTCGACGATGCGCTGATGCTGTGGGTGGTGCATGACGTCAACCCGCATGCGATTTCGCCGAAGGTCAAGGAATTCGTGCAGGCCCAGCACTGGTTCCAGGATCTCACCACGATCCGCATGTAATGTGAAGCGCGACGGTCGGGGCTCGTCCCGACTCCCGACCGTACTTCTGAAAGACGACGATGCTGTTTTATATCCTGAAGCGTTTTATCTACGCAATCCCGATCGCGCTGGGGGTGACCCTGGTGTCGTTCATGCTGGTGTACCTGGCGCCCGGCGACCCCTTGAATGCCATCGCGCCGGCTGATGCGCCGGCCGAGGTTATCGACGCGCTCAAGAGCGCGTATGGCCTCGATCGTCCCGTACCGGTGCAATATGGCGTCTGGCTGTGGCGCGCCGTGCAGGGCGACCTCGGCACCTCGATTGCGTCCGGGCGCGCGGTCGGCGCCGAGGTCATGAGCGCGGTCAGCAATACCCTGCTGCTTGCCGGCATGGCTGGCCTGGCAGGCGTTTTGGCCGGTTGCGTGCTTGGCGCGCTGGCCGGCTACAAGAGCGGCAGCTGGATTGACCGCATCGCCACGCTGCTGTCGGTTGTTGGCGTCAGCATTCCCCACTACTGGCTGGGCCTTGTGCTGACCATCGTTTTTTCCATTACGCTGGACTGGTTCCCGGCCATGGGCGCCGGACCTGGCGGCTCTTCCGAATGGCAGTGGGACCTGGAACACATGCGCCACCTGGTGCTGCCCGCGCTGACGCTGTCGGTCATCCCGATGGGTATCATCACCCGCACGGTGCGTGCGCTGGTGGCCGACATGCTGCAGCAGGAATTCGTCACTTCCCTGCGGGCGCGCGGCCTCAGCGGCATCCAGGTATTTCGCCACGTCGCCAAGAACACCGCGCCGACCGTGCTGGCGGTAGCCGGCTTGCAGATCGGCTACCTGATGGGCGGCTCGATCCTGGTGGAAACCGTCTTTGCCTGGCCGGGTACTGGATTTTTGCTCAACACGGCGATCTTCCAGCGCGACATCCCGTTGCTGCAGGGGACGATCCTGGTGCTTTGCATGTTTTTTGTCGCGCTCAACCTGATCGTCGATATTTTGCAACCGCTGCTCGACCCGCGCATGGGCCGCAGCTGAAAGGAAACATCCATGTCTGCAACCATCGATATCGCATTGCCGCTCAAGGCGCCGGCCGCTGCGCCGGCCAGCCGCAGTTACTGGACCGTGGTGGCGCGGCAATTCTGCCGCGAGCGGGTGGCGCTGGCCAGCGCCGTGGTGCTCCTGCTGATTTTCGCCGCCGCCGTTTTTGCGCCGTGGCTGGCACCGGCCGATCCCTACAAGGCCAGCATGCTGAACCGCCTGCTGCCGGTCGGCAGCGAAGGCTATCTGCTCGGCACCGACGAGCTCGGCCGCGACCTGGTGTCGCGCCTGATGTACGGTGGCCGCCTGTCGCTGCTGATGGGCGTGGTACCGGTGCTGGCCGCTTTCGCCATCGGCACCTCCCTGGGCGTGATGGCCGGCTACGTCGGCGGCCGCCTGAACATGATCGTCATGCGCGTGCTTGACATTTTCTATGCGTTTCCCTCGGTGCTGCTGGCCGTGGCCATCTCCGGCGCGCTCGGGCCGGGCATGAGCAACAGCCTGATTGCCCTCACCCTGGTATTCGTGCCCCAGGTCGTGCGCATCGCCGAGAGCGTCACCACCCAGGTGCGCCGGCTCGACTACATCGAAGCGGCGCGCATGAGCGGCGCCAGCGCGTTTTCCATCATTCGCGTGCATGTGCTGGGCAACGTGCTGGGGCCGGTATTCGTGTATGCCACGGGCCTGCTCAGCGTGAGCATGATCCTCGGTTCCGGGCTGTCCTTTCTCGGCCTGGGCGTCAAGCCGCCGGAACCGGAGTGGGGCCTGATGCTCAACACCCTGC comes from the Janthinobacterium sp. 17J80-10 genome and includes:
- a CDS encoding ABC transporter substrate-binding protein, with protein sequence MADIPLTTGQPDRGAGAYQFTGHTLYDPLIAWEANIGNRPGKLVPGLATAWKADPKDAKKWLFTLRKGVKFHDGSDLSADAVVWNLNKVLNDKAPQFDAKQSAQVRPRIPSIATYRKVDESTVEIVTKDVDALFPYQLPWFLISSPAQWEKLGRDWNKFASQPSGTGPFKLDKLVPRERADLVKYTGYWDKTRMAKTDRIVLVPIPDALTRANALMNGQVDIIETPPPDVLPQLQRSGYKLVKNVTPHVWPYHFSTQPGSPWTDIRVRKAANLAIDRDAIVKLLNGLATPAKGQLDPTSPWFGKPGFQIKYDLPAARALMAQAGYSASKPLKAKIIIAQGGTGQMLSLPMNEFIQQSLAEVGIQLEFEVVELENLYLHWRSGAKADMNAGKGITGINLGYVTADPFYALTRFAYGRYQAPNGVNWGGYVNPKVDADIDKIRVSFDTKVQDGLLASVHQAMVDDALMLWVVHDVNPHAISPKVKEFVQAQHWFQDLTTIRM
- a CDS encoding ABC transporter permease codes for the protein MLFYILKRFIYAIPIALGVTLVSFMLVYLAPGDPLNAIAPADAPAEVIDALKSAYGLDRPVPVQYGVWLWRAVQGDLGTSIASGRAVGAEVMSAVSNTLLLAGMAGLAGVLAGCVLGALAGYKSGSWIDRIATLLSVVGVSIPHYWLGLVLTIVFSITLDWFPAMGAGPGGSSEWQWDLEHMRHLVLPALTLSVIPMGIITRTVRALVADMLQQEFVTSLRARGLSGIQVFRHVAKNTAPTVLAVAGLQIGYLMGGSILVETVFAWPGTGFLLNTAIFQRDIPLLQGTILVLCMFFVALNLIVDILQPLLDPRMGRS
- a CDS encoding ABC transporter permease, translated to MSATIDIALPLKAPAAAPASRSYWTVVARQFCRERVALASAVVLLLIFAAAVFAPWLAPADPYKASMLNRLLPVGSEGYLLGTDELGRDLVSRLMYGGRLSLLMGVVPVLAAFAIGTSLGVMAGYVGGRLNMIVMRVLDIFYAFPSVLLAVAISGALGPGMSNSLIALTLVFVPQVVRIAESVTTQVRRLDYIEAARMSGASAFSIIRVHVLGNVLGPVFVYATGLLSVSMILGSGLSFLGLGVKPPEPEWGLMLNTLRSAIYSNPVVAAIPGMLIFVTSIAFNLLADGLRSAMDIRK